A single window of Plasmodium reichenowi strain SY57 chromosome 14, whole genome shotgun sequence DNA harbors:
- a CDS encoding hypothetical protein (conserved Plasmodium protein, unknown function) yields MSHILRRIIYIQVIIFFYLFHIIKCVHIISYNNARKKYATFTFNNKKIFLYDNKRSRSYTFIKCKKTFEFLLKNKNKKKIRNCIKSKPDEKEHHEIDDLDPELDSNSKAKEEEEIKRLEEQDKKIDMRNVDEVINKTDDKLKQCAMKAFYNTEINEKQNPDIKKEYDIMQKIEKTFDEIEDDNYPEDKLTITNIYEKIKTMKIDNKPKKNPFTDTAKSLLKYKGLLHMPFEKGPLLNNNTFDWRESLEYIELNIPIYDETSCEDISFNFKNDYIKLEINKGNTKEILLDNMLCGKISYPDAYWVISNEYKENKKYINLIIPKLSGYYYIWEKLLQDGKET; encoded by the exons atgTCACACATATTAagaagaataatatatatccaagttattatatttttttatttatttcatataataaagtgtgttcatataatatcatataataatgcTAGAAAAAAGTACGCAACTTTTACgtttaataataagaaaatatttttatatgataataaaagatCAAGATCTTACacttttattaaatgtaaaaaaacatttgaatttttattaaaaaataaaaataaaaaaaaaataagaaattgTATTAAAAGTAAACCAGATGAAAAGGAACATCATGAAATAGACGATCTTGATCCAGAACTTgat AGCAACTCTAAAGcaaaagaagaagaagaaataaagaGATTAGAAGAACAAGACAAGAAAATAGATATGAGAAATGTTGATGAAGTTATTAACAAGACAGACgataaattaaaacaaTGTGCAATGAAAGCTTTTTATAATACCGAAATAAATGAGAAACAAAATCcagatattaaaaaagaatatgaCATAATGcaaaaaattgaaaaaacCTTTGATGAAATTGAAGATGATAATTATCCAGAAGATAAATTAACtataacaaatatttatgaaaaaattaaaacaatGAAAATCGATAAcaaaccaaaaaaaaatcctTTTACAGATACGGCAAAGTCACTGCTAAAG TATAAAGGATTGCTACACATGCCCTTTGAAAAAGGACCACTGctaaataataatac tttTGATTGGAGAGAATCTCTGGAATATATAGAATTGAATATACCAATATATGATG aaaCCAGTTGTGAAgatatatcttttaatttcaaaaatgattatataaagcTTGAAATAAACAAGGGCAACacaaaagaaatattacTAGATAACATG CTGTGCGGAAAAATAAGTTATCCAGATGCCTACTGGGTTATAAGCaatgaatataaagaaaataaaaaatacataaatttGATTATACCTAAATTAAGtggttattattatatatggGAAAAGCTTTTACAAGACGGAAAAGAAACATga
- a CDS encoding dihydroorotase, putative, with amino-acid sequence MKNHFCIPLADDMHCHLRQDDMLDFTVNSIRRGGCNRVLVMPNTNPIISTCNDAQKYLYQLKSRDDDIEYLMTLYLNKNTDENDILSNYYKCNLQGVKIYPSNVTTNSSDGITSLEPYYKVFHALEKLNKSIHIHCEEPNINPLYAEERYLPHIHDLAVKFPGLNIVLEHISSSESINVIKQFPNVAGSITPHHLYLTIDDVVNMDIYDHAIDNTSIEKYIKNTYHYCKPLPKLLEDKIALQNVIKDDFPRVFLGSDSAPHYKVMKRKPYYKPGIYTQPFLINYVAHIFNKFDAIDKMENFTSKNASLFLNLGEKKLAKYYIYVQKHPFKLPKEYNGVVPFLAGKTLDYDIHYISKF; translated from the coding sequence atgaaaaatcATTTTTGTATTCCTTTAGCTGATGACATGCACTGTCACTTAAGGCAAGACGATATGCTGGATTTTACCGTAAATTCCATTAGAAGAGGCGGATGTAATCGTGTTTTAGTGATGCCGAACACGAATCCTATTATAAGTACTTGTAATGATgcacaaaaatatttatatcaacTGAAAAGTCGTGATGATGATATAGAATATTTAATGACCTTGTATTTGAATAAGAATACGGATGAAAACGATATATTAAGTAATTACTATAAGTGTAATTTACAAGGcgtaaaaatatatcctAGTAATGTAACCACCAATTCTAGTGATGGCATTACTAGCCTAGAACCTTATTATAAGGTATTTCATGCActagaaaaattaaataagaGTATACATATCCATTGTGAGGAACCAAATATAAATCCATTATATGCTGAGGAAAGGTATTTACCGCATATACATGATTTAGCTGTAAAGTTTCCAGGTTTGAATATTGTTTTAGAACATATATCGTCAAGCGAATCGATAAATGTTATTAAACAATTTCCAAATGTAGCAGGTTCCATAACACctcatcatttatatttaactATAGATGATGTTGTtaatatggatatatatGATCATGCAATAGATAACACATctattgaaaaatatataaaaaatacatatcATTATTGTAAGCCATTACCAAAATTATTAGAAGATAAAATTGCTTTAcaaaatgttataaaagATGATTTTCCAAGAGTCTTTTTGGGTTCGGATTCAGCACCTCATTACAAAGTTATGAAGCGCAAACCCTACTATAAACCAGGAATATACACACAAccatttttaataaattatgttGCTCATATATTCAACAAATTCGATGCAATAGATAAGATGGAAAATTTTACCTCAAAAAATGCTTCCCTCTTTCTAAATTTaggagaaaaaaaattggcaaaatattacatatatgtgCAAAAACATCCATTTAAATTACcaaaagaatataatgGTGTAGTCCCCTTTTTGGCAGGGAAGACTTTGGATTATGACATACATTATATAAGTAAGTTTTAA